A stretch of the Colius striatus isolate bColStr4 unplaced genomic scaffold, bColStr4.1.hap1 scaffold_46, whole genome shotgun sequence genome encodes the following:
- the LOC133629459 gene encoding DNA-(apurinic or apyrimidinic site) endonuclease-like: protein MVVEVISRRLGISPSDLYVSPPPPRDTTEDGRRFNFKVTSWNVDGLRAWVKKGGLERVQADAPDVLCLQETKCGAESVPEELRSLGAFPHQHSPSDRPSYSGVGLLSRTKPLAVTYGMGDPELDAEGHVLMAEFPALRVVCVYVPNSGRGLGCLSFRQAWDERFRSFVSQLDRSKPVAICGDLNVAHQPLDLRNPSGNKRSPGFTREERETFRELLGAGFLDSFRVFNPSLPNAFTFWTYLSGARARNVGWRLDYCLWSQRGRKDLCNSRIEQRAQGSDHCPVGIYLVLEGAG from the exons AtggtggtagaagttatatcacggCGTCTGGGAA TTTCTCCCAGTGACCTGTACGtgtccccccccccgccccgggacACGACGGAAGACGGGCGAAGGTTCAACTTCAAGGTGACGTCGTGGAACGTGGACGGTCTCAGGGCCTGGGTGAAGAAAGGAGGCCTGGAG cGGGTCCAGGCCGATGCCCCCGACGTCCTTTGCCTCCAGGAGACCAAATGTGGGGCCGAGTCGGTGCCAGAGGAGCTGCGGAGCCTCGGGGCCttccctcaccagcacagccccagcgacCGGCCCAGCTACAGCGGCgtggggctgctcagcaggacCAAACCCCTGGCTGTCACCTATGGCATGG GTGACCCCGAGCTGGACGCCGAGGGCCACGTGCTGATGGCCGAGTTCCCTGCCCTGCGCGTCGTCTGCGTCTACGTGCCCAACTCCGGGCGAGGCCTGGGCTGCCTGAGCTTCCGGCAGGCCTGGGACGAGCGCTTCCGCTCCTTCGTGTCCCAGCTGGACCGGTCCAAACCGGTCGCCATCTGCGGCGACCTCAACGTCGCCCACCAGCCCTTGGACCTGAGGAACCCGTCGGGGAACAAGAGGAGCCCCGGGTTCACACGGGAGGAGCGGGAGACgttcagggagctgctgggggccgGCTTCCTCGACAGCTTCCGGGTGTTTAACCCCTCGCTGCCCAACGCCTTCACCTTCTGGACCTACCTGagcggggccagggccaggaacgtgggctggaggctggattactgcctgtggtcccagaggggcaggaaggatctGTGCAACAGCAGGATCGAGCAGCGGGCCCAGGGCAGCGACCACTGTCCCGTGGGGATCTACCTGGTGCTGGagggggcaggctga